GGAAGATATTTACTTTTTAAAGGAATTACACTAATTTTCTTATTTCTTAAGGAAACCAATCCCAAGAGTTTGGAACAAATCTTTCCATCATCTTCGAAGGTTCCTCTTCCCGGATAATAATCATCCTCTGCTAATAATTCTCCAGGAACAACTAAATCTTTTTCATTCACATATATCATATATATACTTCCCATAAGAGTATATTAAATTCAACTACACACCTAAATTAAAGCACCTATAAATTAATCCAATTAGTCTCTTATTCTCTAATCAAATTAAGATCCACAGGCCTTCATTTGCCAATGAATCATTTTATAGAATTATTTTATTAATTTAGTTTCAGCTTCTCCTCCTGAGATAGAAGCCATTTTATGATTAAAATTATCTTGAAGACCACCCGGCATTTCCACAATTCCAATCCAAGATCCGTCTTGCTGCCATTCTTCATTTATAATCTGTCCGAATGGGCGAATTGCAGAATAAGCATTTCCTGCTGCTGTGCTTGGCAATCTAACAGCCATTTTAACTTTTTCAAATTTAATTGGGATTAAAACTTTAATTGCTTTTAAAGTTATTTGAACCTGTTCATCAACTGATTTGAACGCATCAACCTTGACTTTAGCCTCATTCATGGCATTTTCAATTCTTTGAGCAGGATGTGGAAGGCCGTTTTGAGGATTAATGCCTTCTCTGGCAATTTTTGCAATGACCTGTCTTCTCTTGTCCTCTTGCATTTGCCTTCTTTGCTCAGCAGTCAATTGAATATTTCCTTTTTTAAGAATTTGGCTAGCCACTTCCAAGACATCTGTAGTTTCAAATACCTTATTCATGGATTCGTCAGAAGCCTTATCTCCCTTTTTGGAATCCTTGAATATCTCTTCAACAGCTAGAATGTCTTCAATATCAATTTCCTTTTCATTGTCTGGATTTCTAAAGTCTGCAGCTAAATCAGGATCAACTAAAATTTCAAATTTTTCTCCAAAAGATTCTAATCTTGCAATAATAGCATCATCTATATTTACCATGCTTACTCACCAAAAACCAATTAATTTGACATTTAATGCATTTTAAAAAACAAAAAATGCAAAACAAACTTGTATACATTAATAAAAATGTAAGAATGAAATAGAGTTCATTTGAACTCTAAAATTAAAAAATATGATTCAAGAAGAATTTGAATGAATAAGAATCATCATTCATTAAGATTTAAAGAATTATAATAATTAAATCCATTAAATCAGATTCACAATTCTTCTCAAATGCTTATGATCTTTCAAGAATTTGTCTGTAAGAATCAACTTTACTCCAAACTTTGCAGTTTTTCTAACAGTCTCATTCTTCAGAACTTTCTTCACCATCACTCTCTTCAGTACCATTTTCATCTGCTTCTTCTTCAGAAGACTCTTCAGAAGCTTCGGATTCGTCGGTTTCCTCTTCAGGTTCCTCTTCGACTTTTTCCTCTTCCTCTTCAGGTTCCTCTTCCTCTTCTTCAGCGTTTCTCTCAAGAAGAGCTTCGACATACTCGGACACTTCATCATCAGACAATTTTCTGTAGCTTTGAGTGTCCACCTCAATGACAGCTATTTCAACGCTTTGTGCAGTGGTTCTGCCTTCGGTAGCTTCGTAAAGTGCATCCAAGCCTAAGCTGATTGCATCTTCCAAGCTTATATCATCTTCATATCTTTCTTCAAAGACATCCATAGCTGCCTGTACACCAGATCCAATAGCAGTTGCCTTGTATTCAATCAAAGCTCCACTTGGGTCTGTTTCGAACAATTTGACTTCTTCACCATTCACTCCACCAATGATGAGCGCTGAACCGAAAGGCCTTACACCACCATTTTGAGTGTACATTTGTTTCATGTCACAGATCTTTTTAGCTAAACCTCCAACAAGAATAGGTTCATTATAGGTTATTCTGTTAATTTGAGATTCGATACGTGCTCTTTCTATCAATGCCCTTGCATCAGCGACAAGACCGGAGGTAGCAGCACCGATGTGATTGTCGATTTGGAATATCTTTTCAATGGATTTTGCTTCAACCAATCTGCTGACGGTTCTTTTGTCTACAATGAGAACTACACCTTCCTTGGATTTAAGACCTAAGGAAGTGGTTCCTCTTTTTACAGCTTCTCTTGCATATTCTACTTGGAAAAGTCTTCCATCTGGGCTAAATACAGTAATTGCTCTGTCATAGCCAGCGTTTTGTTGTTGTAAAGGTTGCATTTAATATCACCTATCTTTAAAATTTCATTCAACATTTATAAATTTCATAAACAAATTACTTAATAAACTACATATTTATTTTAAAATCAATCAAATTCATCCAGTATATGCAACAATAATTAAGCTTTTAATCAAATGATAAATAAAATAAATCCTTGGAATTTTAGATTATGTATTATTTATGCATCATTCAACTTATTTCATCTTCTTTCTTATTTCGAAATTGCAGTCATAAAAAGAAAACTAAAATTTTAACTGCAAATTCCTTTTAAACAAATTTAAATTAATCTTAAAAAATAAACCAAACATTCTGTTATTTGGTAATATGTATTTTATTGATATTTCTGTCAATAATATATTATAATAAAGTTATTTATAAATGTTTTTAAATTATTTTATATAAAAACTAATAAGAAAAGTGAAAATGAGATTGAAAAAATAGATAATTAAGATTATGAAAAATAGAAAAATAAAAAAAGCAAGTTCATGATTTTAAAAAAAAAAGAAATTGAGCACATTATTTCTCTTCAATGAACTTTGAAATTCCTGATTTGATTGTTCCTGAAACTCCAATCGTATTGATGGCTATTCTTTTCTTATTCTGTCTTGTTAAAGTGGAAAGTGCAACACGGACATCATTTTCATAAGATCTTCCACATCTCAATACGGTCTTGTAATTGAAGATAGGTTCATCATTTTGAGTGCTTTCTTCAATAAGATAGTGTCTCATGATCCATAAGTCAAAGTTGCTTGAATGGTTCTCTCCCCAATATCTGATGCATGCATCCCAGCATATAGGAAGCATCTCCTCCAGGGACAATTCCACTTCTGACTTGATGTCAAGAATAAGGTAATGATGATTCTTTCTAAGTGTTGGAGGAAGTACCTTCAGTTTCATAATTCATCCTCCTCTATATCAAATTCAGCATTTTCATACTCAGCTTCATCTATAAATTCATCATCAAACTCATTATCAATTACATCAACAAATTCCTCATCTAAAGGCTTGAATTCTTCCAAATCGCTTTCCAGATTATCATAAGTATCTGTAAAATCATCACTGCTTATGACCTTTACGCCTTTGATTATCATGTCCTTCCTTTCCTTATTGAAATCAATGATTTGTTTAGGATAGTAATAAAATCCATTGTAAATCTCTTCATCAGTGAATCCAATTGATCTGAAGAATGCCACAATGTCCCTTGTAGAGCGAATATCATAAATTGATTTGGAATCGGTTGTAAGGATCAATGGGAAATTGAACTTGCGATGGAACATCAATATTTCCTTGAAACTGGCTATGACATTGGCTCTGTATCTGCGATGATTGTTCAAGATGTCTCTAAAGCACAATTCAATAGCCACATTGTTTTTAACGGCTTCCTTTGCCAATACATGATTCATACCGGAATCTCTTCTCTTATAATAAGGTCTTGATAAGACATCGATTCTATGGTTTTCACAGACACTGCGATTGATTTTTAAGTCTCCACCTAAACAGCTGATGTAATTAGATTTATTGCGATATTTATTGATTATCTTTCTGATTTCATTGGAATTGGCATTCAATATATTGATTCCCATAGAAATTTCTGCATGTTCAAAATTAGTCTTTTTGTTTCTATAGGTTTGATTGAAGTCCATCTTTGATAATTCATCAGATAATTCGTCTTTATACTGAATAGCATTGTCAAAATTATCAGGAGAATAGTTTAAATTAAGATAATCCCAACCGAATTTATTGGCTTCGTTAACTAAAGCCAAATCATTTTCAAAATCCTGTCCTCTTAGATTCAAGTCATAAAATTTCATTTGATTACCTTAATTAATTTTTTTAAAAAAGACAAATAATTGATTATGAATCAATTGATTATATAATTATTTATTAAAAGTATTTTAAATAGTTTTAATATATAAAACTAAAAAGATTTAATATTTTAAGCATTCCTGATTTCATCAGGGAAAATTTCTGAAATCTTATTTATAGCAACTTCCTTCTTGGCAGGATATGCAGCTATTTTAATCTTTAAATGAATGCTGTCTCCTCCATCAAGAATCTCCCACTCTTCTTCCGCAGCCTTTTCCTTGGATAATCTCAAGAACAAATTTCCCTTTTCATCCATCTTCCTATCCAAATCATTGTATAATTTAACCAATTGATCTTCTCCAATGGATTCAATAAGGCTGTCCAGGAAATCTTTGGTTTCCCTTTTTTTAGAAATGGTTCCAGTTAAAATAAGCATCTTTTCCTCTAGAAGTCCCTCTGCCTCTTCCACTTCAG
The sequence above is drawn from the Methanobrevibacter sp. genome and encodes:
- a CDS encoding ribosome assembly factor SBDS, with amino-acid sequence MVNIDDAIIARLESFGEKFEILVDPDLAADFRNPDNEKEIDIEDILAVEEIFKDSKKGDKASDESMNKVFETTDVLEVASQILKKGNIQLTAEQRRQMQEDKRRQVIAKIAREGINPQNGLPHPAQRIENAMNEAKVKVDAFKSVDEQVQITLKAIKVLIPIKFEKVKMAVRLPSTAAGNAYSAIRPFGQIINEEWQQDGSWIGIVEMPGGLQDNFNHKMASISGGEAETKLIK
- the psmA gene encoding archaeal proteasome endopeptidase complex subunit alpha produces the protein MQPLQQQNAGYDRAITVFSPDGRLFQVEYAREAVKRGTTSLGLKSKEGVVLIVDKRTVSRLVEAKSIEKIFQIDNHIGAATSGLVADARALIERARIESQINRITYNEPILVGGLAKKICDMKQMYTQNGGVRPFGSALIIGGVNGEEVKLFETDPSGALIEYKATAIGSGVQAAMDVFEERYEDDISLEDAISLGLDALYEATEGRTTAQSVEIAVIEVDTQSYRKLSDDEVSEYVEALLERNAEEEEEEPEEEEEKVEEEPEEETDESEASEESSEEEADENGTEESDGEESSEE
- a CDS encoding Rpp14/Pop5 family protein, yielding MKLKVLPPTLRKNHHYLILDIKSEVELSLEEMLPICWDACIRYWGENHSSNFDLWIMRHYLIEESTQNDEPIFNYKTVLRCGRSYENDVRVALSTLTRQNKKRIAINTIGVSGTIKSGISKFIEEK
- the rnp3 gene encoding ribonuclease P protein component 3 — translated: MKFYDLNLRGQDFENDLALVNEANKFGWDYLNLNYSPDNFDNAIQYKDELSDELSKMDFNQTYRNKKTNFEHAEISMGINILNANSNEIRKIINKYRNKSNYISCLGGDLKINRSVCENHRIDVLSRPYYKRRDSGMNHVLAKEAVKNNVAIELCFRDILNNHRRYRANVIASFKEILMFHRKFNFPLILTTDSKSIYDIRSTRDIVAFFRSIGFTDEEIYNGFYYYPKQIIDFNKERKDMIIKGVKVISSDDFTDTYDNLESDLEEFKPLDEEFVDVIDNEFDDEFIDEAEYENAEFDIEEDEL
- a CDS encoding RNA-binding protein encodes the protein MIHNIRYRVFIYENEDRDEILEALLNILPTAEPEVEEAEGLLEEKMLILTGTISKKRETKDFLDSLIESIGEDQLVKLYNDLDRKMDEKGNLFLRLSKEKAAEEEWEILDGGDSIHLKIKIAAYPAKKEVAINKISEIFPDEIRNA